A stretch of DNA from Malus sylvestris chromosome 9, drMalSylv7.2, whole genome shotgun sequence:
AATGATCCATGggaaaaatacagaaaatgaTTTGCAGCAAACCTTAGCGTGTTCTAGCTCTTCCAAGAGCAAAACTCCAGCTCCTTCTCCAATGACAAATCCATCGCGATTCTTTTCAAATagcaaataaaatttcaagttAGGGATGAGGGATACGAAAATCCTAGTTTGAGGCTGAGAGAAGATGCATTACAATATCCCAAGGGCATGAAGCTTTGGTCGGTTCACTATTCCTTTGAGACAGCGCCTTGCACGCCAAAAACCCTCCCAAGCCTGCACTTTAATGATCCATGAAACTCGAGTAAGTTCACACGCTGCAGGGATTGTAAACTGAATTACGATATGGAGAATGACAAGTAGTACACCTATGGGGATAATAGCTGCTTCGGATCCACCACAAAGCATCAGGTCCTGCAAATTTCAGCAAGTTTTGGTAAGAGCATTCAGTTAAATGATCCAAAAGTGCACATTGTATATTATGTCTGTCTAAAAGCTGGTGAAAACTTACGGTTTCACCTCGCGAAATATGATATGCAGCATTCAGCATACAAAAGTTACTTGTTGCACAAGCTGTAGATATTGAGTAGTTAGGGCCCATCCAACCCTGCCATTCGACAACTTAGATATGGCTACAAGGTTTCAAAAACCTATCCGGAGATTCTAACACTTCCTCTAAACTTACCAAATCCATTGCTAGCATGGCAGAACCCATGTTAGTTGTCGAGAAAGGTATACAGAATGGATTCATCTTCTTGTACGAAATCCTCAATGCTTCTATTCCGTCATTAAAAACCTGACAGAGTTTATCATAAGTAGGTAACAAGTAGAAGATACATAACCTAGTTCTTGAACCCTTTGAAGTAACTAGATACTGCACACGAAAATAAATTTCGTGCTGTATTCCACATCGTGCCTCAAGGCTCGAGCGATAGTCAAAACTGAAATTTTCTAGTCTATCTGAATTTGTAGCTAATTTGTATATAAAGCTTAACTTACTTTCATGCCTCCGAGTGCAGAGCCAATTATGACTCCACATCTACTTTTATCTAAATTTCTGTTAACTTCTTCTGTGACCCCGCTATCTGCCAATGCCTTTTTCCCGGCAGTGATCAAGTAAAGCATAAATTTGTCTGCCCTCTTAGCGATCTTCGGTGAGACCCATCCATCTGTTAAGAAACTCTTTATTTCTCCAGCAATTCTCTGTTGTAAAAGGAAAACTAGAGTCAACAAATGTAGATACAATGCAACAGAATGAAACTGAGGCAAAGAAAACCTACTGTCGGAAATTGCGCGCAGTCAAAAGTCTCTATCTTACTTATGCCACTGATACCTTCAAGAAGACTGTTGTAGAAGACATCTGGATCATGCCCGAGAGGGGTTACCACACCCAATCCCGTAACAACAACCCGCCTTTGTTTCGTTAgaagttttttatttgttgtgaCTTCCTCTGCATTTTGCACTGGCATAGCGATAGCTTTGCCTAACAACATGTTCAAATTGGCAGATCAAAACCAACAAGAGTTATCAGGCCTTTTAGGTACTTAGAGAAGCAACAAGGATTAAGTTGAACTACAAGGAAATCCATGACAATCAAACAAAATAGTCACTTTCTGAAACGAATGTATAATTTACCAGAGTGAACAACCCCATTCATGTGCATTCGCCTTCCAGTCCTCGACATGGTTTTTGATCCAAAGAAGGCCAAAGAGTCATACATTACTTTGAAATTGTAATATTTGTCACACGGCTCAAAATCTAGGCAAGAGCTCAAATTGCTAGCAGAATCAACACCGACGCCATAGCTGCATTTCAAAATGAGTTTCTTTCTCCGAGCCTGCTGAAACTTTCTCTTAGGAGACTGAAACATAGAGGACCTCATAGGGTGGTCTTTTTCATGTGCAGAAGATAAGCAAGCAGAAGGTATCCGCGCAGAAGGCGAAGCCATTGAAGACAATGAGAAAATTCACAGAGACAAAACCAACAAGTTCCCCGGATGGAAAATCTAAAAAAGGGTCGCAatatataagaaaaataaaattgagaagCCAAATCAAGCATGCGTAGAGAACCAAAAACCCTCTATAAACCCTATATTATAATCCTGGAACTGAGAAGACCATTTAAATAAGGGAAGTTAGATGTTTGAACTGTCTAGCCAAAATGTTTTAACTTCCCTCCTCACACAAATTCTCTCTTCCTAAAAATTAGCAACTTTGGTGCCCTCATGAAGAAAAGGCAGGCATATGCAGTGCCCCAAACAAGGAGACTAGTGATAACACTTCTTAAAACGGGTACGTGAATGGCTTGAGATACTGCCGCAGTAATATCTCAGTTGCAGGTAAGTTTCTTTCCCACACAAAAAATTTCCGGCATAACACTCGACAAAGAATTTCAAACAACTCCACCTCTATCCCCATACCCTAGAAACTAAAATTGATTGGGAAGACTTACTAGTTGGTTTGGCTTCTGCTTAACAAAAACGCAGTGCTACTGCTACATCAGCATCTGCAAAATTAAGCCTGCCAAAAGCAGCACGCTGGCTGTTTCGCAATTTACTGCAGTGAAGCAACGGATAGAATGTCAAGGATTGCATATTTTATAGTTCttgaccccccccccccccaagtaTTTATTTATTGACTTAAAAAGGATGCCTAAAAGATATTCTACGGCATTCTGAATATTCCTGCAGGCACATCATTTTCTAGAGTTTATAAACCGGCATTCCGTCAATATATCGTAAACTTGTAGCACACTCTAACCCGCCCCCTCCTCCCCCCTCCCCTGTGTGTTGACAAAAGCACTACTCGTGACGTGCCCATGTTTTATCAAAGAGAATATTTGTGTCGAAAAACAAAGACGTCATATTTGTCGTCATGAGCACAAGTAtcaacaccaaaaaaaaaaaatatcgagCTAAACCTACTCCTAACAAGTTGCTGCCTTTTCATCCCCTGTAACATAGGAGGCTTGGGGATCAAGTCAGATGAAGTCAGATGAAGTACAAAACCTAGCTAGAGCTTGGAAATATTCTTATTTAGGGATTCAGCTTGCCGGTTTCGGAATTAAGACAAGGAATGACGAATATGAGAAAAATGGCCTCTGTTTCGTAAAATTTGTGAAAAATGTCAATTGATCCGTAGGCGGGGACGAACGCCACGACGATCGAGATCATTGCTCTGCTTCGACGGAGCTTTTAACGCGACCCCAAGCCAGGCAGGGTTACCcaaatttaagcatatcaataagctgaggaaaaaaaacttataaggattcccctagtaacaGCAAGCGAACCGAAAATAGCCCAACTTGAGAATCAGACGTGTCACATTTATACCGTGATTAATGCAACCCCGAATATGACCGGACGACTTTTACAATTAATTTGAGTTTAGCTTTCGAAACATATCTGTAAGGTTGATCAAACATGTCACATAATTAGGTGCCTGATCAAAAAATTTATCGTGGGCTTGGGCCCCTTCCTCAATATCTAGTAAAAGAAAAGGCTTGTGAGTctgtaaatttcaaaatttaaattgtttttaccGTTAGATGATTCCAACGGTCGTATAAAACATCCCTCTTTGAGGTGTGTGCAGCGTGGTCTCAGAATTGAGAATTCCCCTTTTTATAATCGTCAATTTCCCACCTTTCCGCCCAAACCTTTAGCTCAAAAGAACCCTTTCTGGTGTTTCAGCAATAAACCAAGATAACCCATCAATGGCTGCCCCTGAGCAATCCAAAAATCGTCGATACGAAGAAAAAGATGAAGACTTGTGGGAAATCGGAGAGTCCGAGTCCGACCCAGAATACGATTCGGATGAGTCAATGAAGGACCCGACTTACAGCATTCTCGAAGAAACCCACGCCAAATTCTCAAATCTCTCGATCAAGGGTAAATCAAAGGCTCGGTTAGTGTCTGGTTTACCTGAAAGAAATCTATGTTAATGGGTTCTTCCATTTgtctttaaattttgaattagtCTATGATTAATGTGTGATTAAGGGTTGGAATTGAAATGGGTATTGTTCGATTTGCAGAATTGTTAAGGATAATGATGTCGGTAGTGAAGCAGAAGTTGATGGACAGGAGGTGGTTGTGCCTGAGCTGGACGAGAAGGATagacaaagctttgaaaatgtTCAAAAGATTATTGAAGGTTAGCCCAGAAATTTAAGTACCAATGTGGTTCTGTGAATTGTGGGCTAATTTAGGTCAATAAGATGTCAATTTGGCCCAATCGATTGCGAAAATGCACAAATGTGGTCGTTGTCAGTTTTGATAAGTTTGGTTTCTGTTCTTCTCAAAATAAGTTTGGTTTCTGTGTGATTGTTTGGTGGCAGCTAGACAGATTGAGAAACTGAAAGTGGAGCAATGTAAGCTGTACCTTAGGAAGAACGGGTTGAGACTCACCGGAAATAAAGACACGCTTATTCTGCGCATTAAGGAGCATTTAGAGTAATTTCAGCCACTTTGGTAGCTTTTGGAGATCTGAGTTTTTTTTCTCCCCATTTCTGAAGTTTGCTTGTGTTTTTGCAGGATTTTGAATGGTGGGGGTGAGAAGAAGTACCCGGCATCtacctttgttttgaattgtaAAGGTATATAATTGATAAGTTTATGGCATATTGTTATTACCATCATTATTATCTTTGGTCCAAAGGCCATGTGTCAAAACAAGGATTGTTCCCTGCTGCCCGAAAATCCTAAGGTCATCTTTTCAATGATATCATTCATTCTGTATGTTGAATTTGCTTTCACTGAGAGGGGTGTACTGAACATTTTTCATTCCTCTATGTTTAACAACTGAAGAGTAATGTGACCATGTCCAGGGGATGCATGCACTGGTGATGTCGTCATGTTTGAACAACATGTTTATGAAATGTAAGCCGTTGTTTGTATTTGTGttcttttgtttccttttacaATTGGAGATAAACTGGAACAGCATTTGCTCTTTGTTTAAAAATGGGAACTGTTGGAATATGATCGAAGTATTTTCTAGTTGATTTGAAGCGGCCTGAACTATTATCTTTCTCATTAAGACAGGGAATTAGGATGAAGTGAATGTTCATTATCTGTGCTGCTATTCTCTATTCCACTAGCCGCACAAATTGTTACCGTGTGCATTGGTATTCTATTCTTAATCTTTTCTTATTTTGCAGGTTTGACATAGCATCGCGGAGTGGAAAAGGCCCTCCATGTGGAACAAGGATTGTTGCAGGTAGGATTGTGAAAGAAAGCTATGGAGCTGCTAAACAGCAGCACACCTTTACAGTGAGTCAAAGTATCTTATGATTTTTGTTAACGAGGTGCATATGTATTTTTAGATTGAAATAGAGCTTGCATGAAATTAGAGTGGATGGAAAGTAATAAGCACCAGATTTTTAGCTGACTCCAGATTCGTAGCTAGACACCTAGAACTCAATAAGCAAGttcttattttcatatgctaaaAGTGCTGTTTTTGTAAATGCTGAGCAGATTGAAGTACTCTGGAGCAAAGGGGAGAAACCACTTCCTCCACTCCATCCCCTCCTAATTAAGGGCCGGAACCTGTACCGGTTGAAAACTTTGAGACAGGTCTGCTCTAAGCAACTTCTGTTCCTTTGTCATCGTTGTCATTGGTAACCATTTTTAAGATAATTAAATCTTGCTGTCAACTGTAGAAATGGGAAGATGAAGGGGAGAGGCAGAAAGTCTTGATGGAAAAGCACTCTAGGGGATCTCTTGCTAGGTCTGACAGGGAAGCACGGGTCCAAGAGAAGGAAATGAGGAAAGTGCTCAAGACAAATCGGTATTAGATCTGATTGCACTAGAAACTAGTTTTTATGTCTGTATTTACTAATTTGTCCCACTTCACTCATCCGTGTTGTCGTTTCTGCACTTCAGGGTTTCAAGAAAGGGAGGACCGAAAAAGAACGAGTCTCAGTTGAACTCAACCTCGGTGCTGAAATCATCTCATCAACCTCAACAATCTGTTTCATTTGTTAACTCAGCAAACCTACATCAACCAGTTGGTATATCAGTTGGTTCAGGAAACATGAAAGCGGGAGCTCAGCAGTTGGGATTGTTTTCTCATTCATCAAAACCAGCAACTCAACCTCACCAATCAGAATCTACTGCCTATTCACAAAAACCAGCCCCAGGACCTCCAGCTATAAGCTCGGGCTTTTTTGTTGATTCCAGAAAAGTGACATTTCAGCCTCAACTGAGAAGGAACACTACAATGCAAGATAGGTATTTCAACCAAGCTTCTCAGAACTTGGATACGAGTACAAATCCAAACAACATACAAAGAGTGTATAATAGAACCGGAGAGGCTCTGGTTAACATCTATGACAACAAATCCAATGCTCATACTGTCCAAGGAATTTCATTCCAGGGTCATCAAAGACAGCCGTTGGCAAGTGTAAACCACTTCCTTCCCACGAGTCCGCGAGGGCAAAAGCTGATGTGCCGACATTATGCTCAGGGTCGATGTTACTATGGAGAAAGACGCAAGTTTTctcatgaaaatgaagtgaggGAAGAGAGGTGGTCCCAGCAGCAAAGTTACTACGGAGAGAGATGCAAGTTTTctcatgaaaatgaagtgaggGAAGAGAGGTGGTCCCAGCTGCAAAGTTACTACGGAGAGAGATGCAAGTTTTctcatgaaaatgaagtgaggGAAGAGAGGTGGTCTCAGCAGCAAAGTTACTACGGAGAGAGATGCAAGTTTTctcatgaaaatgaagtgaggGAAGAGAGGTGGTCTCCGCAGCAAAGTTACTACGGAGAGAGATGCAAGTTTTctcatgaaaatgaagtgaggGAAGAGAGGTGGTCTCCGCAGCAAAGTTACTACGGAGAGAGATGCAAGTTTTctcatgaaaatgaagtgaggGAAGAGAGGTGGCCTCCGCAGCAAAGGAATTTTGAGTTATCATGGAGACAGCGGCAAATTTTccatgaaaatgaagtgaggGAAGAGAGGTGGTCTCCGCAGCAAAGTTACTACGGAAAGAGATGCAAGTTTTctcatgaaaatgaagtgaggGAAGAGAGGTGGCCTCCGCAGCAAAGGAATTTTGAGTTATCATGGAGACAGCGGCAAATTTTCCAATGAAATGAGAGAGAATTACAGGTGCCTCACGTGCAAAGGTGGTTTTAGAGGAAGCAATAGCGGTTCTGGAGGAACATAGTGATTGAATGAACATGAGAAATCTAGCTCAACTAGTTCAATTTTGTTGATATTATTTTGTTTCTCTGTGACTGGTGAACAACGTTTTGGTGAAGCTCAGTAGCTTCCGAGATATGTGGTTCCCGCTATTTTGCTGCAATTGAAACAGCTCTTTTCGTTGTTCCTTGTTATACTAACCGTGAAGTCTCCTGTTGAAGCTTTTAGTTGTGCACCATCTTTTAGATACAAGTATCAAATACCATATGCTTTGATTTTTTCATAAGCATCAAAATATCTCAAGGGATTCTTTTGCCTACTGCAACTGCATCTGATCACAGTTCCCACTCGAAGTTTGCTTGCTGGAGCTGCTGCACCTAGTAACAACTCAAACCACTCTATTGCTCAAGACGGTTAACGGTCTGTCAAGTAGGAATCACTTCCGCTCGCAAGGGCTTTTGGTGGAAGTGCTTTTGCTAGaagcacaaaaaaattaaatatcacAGTTCTGTTGCAAAATCATGTCCCATTTCTTATTTGAAACATTGTTGAAAGCGCTTCATTAttcaaaaaatggaaaaatagaAAGTAAACCCTAAAGCCAACATGTCTGGGCCCCACATATATAATTTTACCtaataattttcttaaaaaGGGACAAAATGATCAGATATTCGCTCAGTCCCAAAAACAGAACTAGTCGATCAAGCACGGTTCTCCGTTTCTCTCATCCAAAATTCAGCAAAGAATTTAACCAGCAACAAATCAGGGTTTTGCAAATTTCAACTCACAGGTTAGTCTGTGTTGGTTTGAGTGGATGGATCATCATGCTTTCTTTGTCTAATGGATTTCAAGCAGCTCTCTTAATTGTTTTAGTGCTAATTCTGAAGTTTCATGCTGTTCTGCATATATTTTTGAGGCAGGAAAATCTAAAATTCAGGAGTTTCTGAATATTTGACATTTTAGGATTGTTTTAGCGTAATATGTTTCATCAAACAATGAGATTCCAAGTGAATATACGTTTTTGTAGTTGTCAGTGATTATATGGTGGATTGCTCGAAATCTAGGAGttgtaaatgtttatgtttcCAGGATAAATGGCATCCGAACCCGTCAATGTGAATGAGTACCAAGAATTGGCTAGGCAAGCCCTTCCGAAAATGTACTATGATTTTCACACTGGGGGAGCTGAGGACCAGCACACGCTAAAAGAGAACGTTGAAGCATTTCGCAGAATCACGTAAATGTTTAGTTCTACTGCTGCTAAATGCTCGAAAATATGGTATAATTACATGAGTGATACCTGTGTCTTTGTTCCAGGTTGCGGCCTAGAATTCTCGTTGATGTTAGCAGAATAGATATGTCAACTACCGTATTGGGTTACAAAATTTCAGCGCCTATAATGCTTGCTCCTACTTCTATGCATCAGTTAGCTCACCCCGAAGGTCTAAAATCTAAACTGCCTTCCAAAGAGTTCTCCGTTGAGATTGGTTTAGGATACTAATTTCTACCAGCTCTTTTATATCGAATACAGGAGAGGTTGCCACTGCTAGAGCAGCAGCTGCATGTAACACCATAATGGTATTCTATGAGTTACGACATGCATTGAGCGAATATGCGTTGTTTGGTATATAAATTGTAGTATTTTTCGTTGTAGATTTTGTCCAGTATATCTAGCTGCACTGTGGAGGAGGTTGCTTCCAGCTGCAATTCTGTTCGGTTCTTTCAACTATATGTATTTTTTCACTCTTCAgctcaattttgttttacagtaatatttctttttatttccttcatttttaaGTCTCTATCCTGCCTATCAGATCTCAAGCTGTCAAACGGTACCCTTTGTTTGAACAGGTTTTCAAGAGGCGAGATATATCAGCTCAGATAGTTCGCAGAGCTGAAGAAAATGGATACAAGGCTATTGTCCTAACGGTTGATGCTCCCAGACCTGGTCGAAGAGAGGCAGACATAAAGAATAAGTTTGTCAACCcccatttttttctttgattgttATTTCTCCATGCTTTGTAATTTGTTGCTTTTAAAGTATGATTGGAAAGGGAACTTTTCTGTATAATATATCATGTCGAATGTTGTTCTGTTAAATCTTATGTGGTACATCGAATTATATCTTGTGCATCTCGATTGAAACATGATTGTGACAACTGCTGCAGAATGGTAGCACCTCAATTGAGGAATTTCGAAGGCCTTATATCAACCAAAGTAGACACTGTGAGTGAAATAGTTAAATCCTGAACACCTTAGTCCAAATGTGCAATGTTTCTCAGCTGTATCATCCAAGTGAAAGGTTCGTTTTCTCCACACGCATGACACTTTTTCTGCAGGATAAGGGGTCGAACTTGGAAGCTTTTGCCAAAGGGGCCTATGATGCTTCTCTGTGCTGGGAGGTATAAATCAGTAGACTCGTCTGATTGCGTTTTCATATGCTTGTAGACAATCTGTTAGAGAACTTATTATGTGCCGATGTGCTAGGTGGTTTCCTTCTTCTTGAATGCTTAGTTATTGCGTTGTTGGCGTGTGCAGGACATAGGATGGCTGAAATCTATCACAAACTTGCCAATTCTAATCAAGGGGGTACTCACTCATGAAGATGGTAACTGATGATCAAGGCTCCATATTTTGATATCTTACCTTCTGTACATATAAAACTCAAACCGAAAGATCTAGAAGATGTTTTCTAATTCTTCACGAATCCAAAACAGGGCGTGCTTTTTGTTACTCAAACAACCCCATGTTTGAGATACATTGGTTCGATTGTTTAAGTTGACGTACCCCCAATTATCCCTTCTGAATGCCTGTTGTTTTACCATATTTCAGCAAGAAAGGCTGTGGAAGTAGGTGTTGCTGGCATTGTTGTCTCGAACCATGGAGCCCGCCAACTCGATTATACTCCCTCCACTATTTCTATCCTggaagaggtgcaactctatctCTACTTCATCATTTTTTTCTGGCGTAACTTGTTAAGACACGAAAATGGTGTAACTTCCACATTAGAAAcgtgcaaattttttttttgctgttacAAGCTGACTCGAAAACTTCGTAAGAATGTTCAATCACCATATTCTATCCATAATGTATTCAGGTGGTTCATGCTGTTGGAGGAAAAGTTCCTATTCTTTTCGATGGAGGAGTACGCCGAGGAACAGACGTGTTCAAGGCGTTAGCTCTTGGTGCACAAGCTGTCCTTGTAAGAATCATATCCACCACATTGCTTATCAATCTCCTCATATGTTTCCTTAAACTGCTTCTACTATTGTGGCTTTTCTCATTGATCAATGCACATCTTACTGAAGGTGGGAAGGCCTGTTGTCTACGGCCTTGCAGCAGACGGAGAACGGGGAGTGAGGCGGGTGATTGAAATGCTGAAGAACGAGTTTGAGCTCACAATGGCCCTTTCTGGCTGTCCTAGCATCAGGGATATCACCAGGAGCCATGTGAAAACAGAAAGTGATAAACTCCATTCAATGCTCTAATTTAATGTACCGAAAGTGATTTCCGCACACCTATTTTCTTTTCCTCAACGCCCCTATGTATTTCCCTCCTctggattgaataaatcaaaagtGTGCCGAAggagaaaataatattatgcAGAGACGTGGATGGAGTGAAATCATCAGTAAACTGCAGATTCTAAAACTAGCTGTCGTAATTTAACTTTCTTAAAGACAAGACTCGTATGAAAAAACTCCACTTCTATTCGATTTTCTTTAGCTTTGGTCTCatttgtttatattatttttctcctTCTCATTCGTTTATATGATTGATTGCTTTACGTATAAGTTAACTTAAATCGTTTGGTTTCTAGTCTCATATTGGTTAATCGCTTCGATGTTAGATTTTATCAAACCGTGGCAACGTACCAAATCTCTGAGGAGCAGTTTATACCTAAATAATCAATCATAACAATAAATGGTATCAAGttagaagaaaaattgaaaagtaaatttttttcaatttaaaccATGATGTCAATGCATAGAGAATTTTAGGTCAATTTACCATCCAAGTTGCTttcaccatttaattgcatttcAAGAGTCATTATCTTTAGATGtagccaaaaaagaaaaaacaaatcttCTTTACACATGACGGTGTGACGTCATTTTACATACAAACGTTATAATTCGAACTGTTTATTCATTTATAGATGATCTTTACATGATGGCAAAAAGAATGACTGATTCCGTATATAACGTTTGTACAATGAAACGAGGTTACGTTGTCGTGTAAAAAAAATGTATCTTCACACGCAGACTGTTATCCTTAAAATATCAAGAGTGGCCACTAGCGAAAAGAAAAGTTCACTTTTGAACAAAAATTGGCCAAACACGCATTTCATGATTCTATGCTCTTCCACTTTCTCAGGCCCCATTCAGCAACTAAGTTTCCAACTCTCAAATAAGTTTCATCAGTTCATACTGCACTGCGATTACTATACAGGGGGAGCTGAGGACGAGCACATGCTACAGGAGAACGTTGAAGCATTTTGCAGAATCATGTAAACTGCCTGCTGATGTTTACTGTAAAGTAGTGCAGAATAATATTACGCGACCGACTGATTCGTGTGTTTTGTTCCGGGTCGCGGCCTAGATTTTTTGTCGAAGTTAGCTGAATATACATGTCAAATATTGTGTTGGGGTACAAAATCTCGGCGCCGATAATGATTGCTCATACTACAAGGCAGCAGCCAGCTCACCCCGAAGATCTAAAATCTATATACCGCCTTTCAAGAGTTCTCTGTTGAGATTGGGTTAGGACACTAAT
This window harbors:
- the LOC126634100 gene encoding zinc finger CCCH domain-containing protein 62-like isoform X8, with amino-acid sequence MAAPEQSKNRRYEEKDEDLWEIGESESDPEYDSDESMKDPTYSILEETHAKFSNLSIKGKSKARIVKDNDVGSEAEVDGQEVVVPELDEKDRQSFENVQKIIEARQIEKLKVEQCKLYLRKNGLRLTGNKDTLILRIKEHLEILNGGGEKKYPASTFVLNCKGDACTGDVVMFEQHVYEMFDIASRSGKGPPCGTRIVAGRIVKESYGAAKQQHTFTIEVLWSKGEKPLPPLHPLLIKGRNLYRLKTLRQKWEDEGERQKVLMEKHSRGSLARSDREARVQEKEMRKVLKTNRVSRKGGPKKNESQLNSTSVLKSSHQPQQSVSFVNSANLHQPVGISVGSGNMKAGAQQLGLFSHSSKPATQPHQSESTAYSQKPAPGPPAISSGFFVDSRKVTFQPQLRRNTTMQDRYFNQASQNLDTSTNPNNIQRVYNRTGEALVNIYDNKSNAHTVQGISFQGHQRQPLASVNHFLPTSPRGQKLMCRHYAQGRCYYGERRKFSHENEVREERWSQQQSYYGERCKFSHENEVREERWSQQQSYYGERCKFSHENEVREERWPPQQRNFELSWRQRQIFHENEVREERWSPQQSYYGKRCKFSHENEVREERWPPQQRNFELSWRQRQIFQ
- the LOC126634100 gene encoding zinc finger CCCH domain-containing protein 62-like isoform X13, whose protein sequence is MAAPEQSKNRRYEEKDEDLWEIGESESDPEYDSDESMKDPTYSILEETHAKFSNLSIKGKSKARIVKDNDVGSEAEVDGQEVVVPELDEKDRQSFENVQKIIEARQIEKLKVEQCKLYLRKNGLRLTGNKDTLILRIKEHLEILNGGGEKKYPASTFVLNCKGDACTGDVVMFEQHVYEMFDIASRSGKGPPCGTRIVAGRIVKESYGAAKQQHTFTIEVLWSKGEKPLPPLHPLLIKGRNLYRLKTLRQKWEDEGERQKVLMEKHSRGSLARSDREARVQEKEMRKVLKTNRVSRKGGPKKNESQLNSTSVLKSSHQPQQSVSFVNSANLHQPVGISVGSGNMKAGAQQLGLFSHSSKPATQPHQSESTAYSQKPAPGPPAISSGFFVDSRKVTFQPQLRRNTTMQDRYFNQASQNLDTSTNPNNIQRVYNRTGEALVNIYDNKSNAHTVQGISFQGHQRQPLASVNHFLPTSPRGQKLMCRHYAQGRCYYGERRKFSHENEVREERWSQQQSYYGERCKFSHENEVREERWSQQQSYYGERCKFSHENEVREERWPPQQRNFELSWRQRQIFQ
- the LOC126634100 gene encoding zinc finger CCCH domain-containing protein 62-like isoform X7 codes for the protein MAAPEQSKNRRYEEKDEDLWEIGESESDPEYDSDESMKDPTYSILEETHAKFSNLSIKGKSKARIVKDNDVGSEAEVDGQEVVVPELDEKDRQSFENVQKIIEARQIEKLKVEQCKLYLRKNGLRLTGNKDTLILRIKEHLEILNGGGEKKYPASTFVLNCKGDACTGDVVMFEQHVYEMFDIASRSGKGPPCGTRIVAGRIVKESYGAAKQQHTFTIEVLWSKGEKPLPPLHPLLIKGRNLYRLKTLRQKWEDEGERQKVLMEKHSRGSLARSDREARVQEKEMRKVLKTNRVSRKGGPKKNESQLNSTSVLKSSHQPQQSVSFVNSANLHQPVGISVGSGNMKAGAQQLGLFSHSSKPATQPHQSESTAYSQKPAPGPPAISSGFFVDSRKVTFQPQLRRNTTMQDRYFNQASQNLDTSTNPNNIQRVYNRTGEALVNIYDNKSNAHTVQGISFQGHQRQPLASVNHFLPTSPRGQKLMCRHYAQGRCYYGERRKFSHENEVREERWSQQQSYYGERCKFSHENEVREERWSPQQSYYGERCKFSHENEVREERWPPQQRNFELSWRQRQIFHENEVREERWSPQQSYYGKRCKFSHENEVREERWPPQQRNFELSWRQRQIFQ
- the LOC126634100 gene encoding zinc finger CCCH domain-containing protein 62-like isoform X14 — its product is MAAPEQSKNRRYEEKDEDLWEIGESESDPEYDSDESMKDPTYSILEETHAKFSNLSIKGKSKARIVKDNDVGSEAEVDGQEVVVPELDEKDRQSFENVQKIIEARQIEKLKVEQCKLYLRKNGLRLTGNKDTLILRIKEHLEILNGGGEKKYPASTFVLNCKGDACTGDVVMFEQHVYEMFDIASRSGKGPPCGTRIVAGRIVKESYGAAKQQHTFTIEVLWSKGEKPLPPLHPLLIKGRNLYRLKTLRQKWEDEGERQKVLMEKHSRGSLARSDREARVQEKEMRKVLKTNRVSRKGGPKKNESQLNSTSVLKSSHQPQQSVSFVNSANLHQPVGISVGSGNMKAGAQQLGLFSHSSKPATQPHQSESTAYSQKPAPGPPAISSGFFVDSRKVTFQPQLRRNTTMQDRYFNQASQNLDTSTNPNNIQRVYNRTGEALVNIYDNKSNAHTVQGISFQGHQRQPLASVNHFLPTSPRGQKLMCRHYAQGRCYYGERRKFSHENEVREERWSQQQSYYGERCKFSHENEVREERWSPQQSYYGKRCKFSHENEVREERWPPQQRNFELSWRQRQIFQ
- the LOC126634100 gene encoding zinc finger CCCH domain-containing protein 62-like isoform X15; this translates as MAAPEQSKNRRYEEKDEDLWEIGESESDPEYDSDESMKDPTYSILEETHAKFSNLSIKGKSKARIVKDNDVGSEAEVDGQEVVVPELDEKDRQSFENVQKIIEARQIEKLKVEQCKLYLRKNGLRLTGNKDTLILRIKEHLEILNGGGEKKYPASTFVLNCKGDACTGDVVMFEQHVYEMFDIASRSGKGPPCGTRIVAGRIVKESYGAAKQQHTFTIEVLWSKGEKPLPPLHPLLIKGRNLYRLKTLRQKWEDEGERQKVLMEKHSRGSLARSDREARVQEKEMRKVLKTNRVSRKGGPKKNESQLNSTSVLKSSHQPQQSVSFVNSANLHQPVGISVGSGNMKAGAQQLGLFSHSSKPATQPHQSESTAYSQKPAPGPPAISSGFFVDSRKVTFQPQLRRNTTMQDRYFNQASQNLDTSTNPNNIQRVYNRTGEALVNIYDNKSNAHTVQGISFQGHQRQPLASVNHFLPTSPRGQKLMCRHYAQGRCYYGERRKFSHENEVREERWSQQQSYYGERCKFSHENEVREERWPPQQRNFELSWRQRQIFQ